One stretch of Enterobacter sp. RHBSTW-00994 DNA includes these proteins:
- a CDS encoding alpha/beta hydrolase, giving the protein MHVYIEGDGFAWKSRTQPSNDPTPNNPTGLKLAAADANANVLYLARPCQFITPLPASCRVNEWTSDRFAPEIVKAMNDVLNQFVQRYPGVQLDLVGYSGGGNIAALLAARRKDVHSLRTVAGNLDVAYVNAQHHVTPMPGALNAIDSASSLRLMPQIHFSGERDETVSPEVARRFQQAVGGRCVQAEVVGDMTHGSDWAAIWPRLLGKGLPVC; this is encoded by the coding sequence TTGCATGTTTACATCGAGGGGGATGGTTTTGCCTGGAAGAGCCGCACACAACCGTCAAATGACCCGACGCCTAATAATCCAACAGGGTTGAAACTTGCTGCTGCTGATGCGAATGCGAACGTGCTTTATCTTGCGCGTCCGTGTCAGTTCATCACGCCGTTACCCGCCAGTTGCCGCGTAAACGAGTGGACGAGCGATCGCTTTGCGCCAGAGATCGTGAAGGCAATGAACGATGTTCTCAATCAGTTTGTACAACGCTATCCCGGCGTACAGCTTGATCTCGTGGGATATTCAGGTGGCGGTAATATTGCGGCATTACTGGCTGCTCGTCGCAAGGATGTGCATTCTCTACGAACGGTCGCCGGCAATCTTGATGTGGCTTATGTGAATGCGCAGCACCACGTCACGCCGATGCCCGGTGCGTTAAACGCGATAGATTCAGCCTCTTCACTGCGCCTGATGCCGCAAATTCACTTTAGCGGGGAGCGAGATGAGACGGTTTCACCGGAGGTTGCCCGCCGTTTTCAACAGGCCGTGGGCGGACGTTGTGTGCAGGCTGAGGTCGTGGGTGATATGACACACGGTTCAGACTGGGCTGCCATTTGGCCACGATTACTGGGGAAAGGGTTGCCTGTATGTTGA
- a CDS encoding ShlB/FhaC/HecB family hemolysin secretion/activation protein: MTVSLLVMLSAGVEAVPLFPSDRDTIQQQQSELLRREQVQRDELERSISLPRTSEFTSSSDSAGPCFDIHLISLDGATLIKPAVQKKLLSPWLNRCLDMAQLTQLTNNVTDWYVSRGYITSRAFLTEQDISSGSLHLTVMEGRLQKMKMDGEAPRVLKMAFPGLEGGILNLRDIEQGMEQINRTRREPVQIEILPGEKEGWSVVNLAATPELPVAGSVSFDNSGQKSTGTGQVSGYLSVNNPLGLADSWFISGGRSSDFSNAYDAQNVAAGFSLPYGYSLLDYSYSWSNYLSTVNNNGWLWRSTGDTQTHRLGLSYVLFRNGNIKTALMGGLQHRISRNYLDDVLLESSSRKLTSFSLGLSHTHKLLGGVGTLNPVFTRGMAWLDAETDHGKGEDQPKSQFRKWSLSASFQRPVTDGLWWLSSAYGQWSPDRLYGAEQVSIGGESSVRGFKEQMISGNNGGYLRNELNYSLFTLPYIGQVSTLAAIDSGWLHSDQYGRYSSGTLWGSAVGVLSSARYYSSQLTVGVPLKYPDWLAPDHFVLYYRLALVF, from the coding sequence ATGACGGTATCACTTCTGGTGATGCTGAGTGCAGGTGTGGAGGCAGTGCCGCTTTTCCCGTCGGACCGTGACACCATTCAACAGCAGCAGTCTGAGTTATTGCGCCGCGAACAGGTTCAGCGAGACGAACTTGAACGCAGTATTTCCCTGCCACGGACATCTGAATTCACTTCATCCTCCGATTCTGCTGGCCCCTGTTTTGATATTCACCTCATATCTCTTGATGGCGCCACGCTGATTAAGCCTGCCGTTCAGAAAAAACTGCTTTCCCCCTGGCTGAACCGCTGTCTGGATATGGCACAACTGACGCAGCTGACCAATAACGTGACGGACTGGTACGTTAGCCGGGGATATATCACCAGCCGTGCTTTTCTCACCGAACAGGACATCTCCAGCGGTAGTCTTCATCTCACTGTGATGGAAGGGCGTCTGCAAAAGATGAAAATGGACGGTGAAGCGCCGCGGGTGTTGAAGATGGCCTTTCCTGGGCTGGAAGGCGGTATTTTAAATCTGCGCGATATTGAACAGGGCATGGAACAGATTAACCGTACCCGCCGCGAACCGGTGCAGATTGAAATTCTCCCCGGAGAGAAAGAGGGCTGGTCAGTGGTTAATCTGGCGGCTACGCCCGAACTCCCGGTGGCGGGTTCGGTCAGTTTCGACAACAGCGGGCAGAAAAGCACCGGGACGGGGCAGGTCAGCGGTTACCTGTCGGTGAATAATCCGCTTGGTCTGGCGGATTCGTGGTTTATCAGCGGTGGTCGTAGCAGCGATTTCTCGAATGCTTATGATGCACAGAATGTGGCCGCAGGATTCAGCCTGCCATACGGGTATTCTCTTCTGGATTACAGCTATTCGTGGAGCAACTACCTCAGTACCGTTAATAACAACGGCTGGCTGTGGCGTTCCACGGGTGACACACAAACCCACCGTTTGGGTCTCTCATATGTATTGTTTCGCAACGGTAATATCAAAACAGCACTAATGGGCGGATTACAGCACCGTATTAGCCGAAATTATCTCGATGATGTATTGCTTGAGAGCAGCAGTCGCAAGCTCACCTCGTTTTCTCTCGGGCTGAGCCACACGCATAAACTCCTGGGCGGTGTTGGTACGCTGAACCCCGTTTTCACGCGCGGTATGGCGTGGCTGGATGCGGAGACCGATCACGGCAAAGGAGAGGACCAGCCGAAGAGCCAGTTCCGTAAATGGTCACTGAGTGCCAGCTTTCAGCGCCCTGTTACGGATGGTTTGTGGTGGCTGTCGAGTGCGTATGGTCAGTGGTCACCTGACCGACTGTATGGTGCAGAACAGGTCAGTATCGGGGGCGAAAGCTCGGTGCGTGGCTTTAAGGAGCAGATGATTTCCGGTAACAACGGCGGTTATCTGCGCAATGAGCTGAATTATTCCCTTTTTACACTTCCGTACATCGGACAGGTCAGTACCCTGGCCGCCATTGACAGCGGCTGGCTTCACTCTGACCAATATGGTCGGTACTCCTCCGGGACTCTGTGGGGGAGTGCTGTGGGAGTGTTGTCTTCTGCCCGTTATTACTCGTCACAACTGACCGTTGGCGTTCCGCTTAAGTATCCCGACTGGCTCGCCCCTGACCACTTTGTCCTTTATTACCGTCTGGCGCTGGTTTTTTAA